In Sandaracinaceae bacterium, the DNA window TGCCCGCCGGACGTGGACCTCATCGAGGGTTTGCGGCCTGCGCTGTCCGTGCCGCAGCGCGCACCCGGGCGGAACCCGCGCTCCACCATCGCCACGGCCACGGAGATCAGCGACCACCTGCGCGTGCTGTACGCGCGCGCCGGGACACCGCACTGCCCGGTCTGCGATGAGCCGCTCACGTCGTCCACGGCGCAGAACGTGGTGGACAGTCTGCTCGCTGCCCCGGAGGGCACGCGGCTCACGCTGCTGGCGCCGGTGCTGCGCGGCGGCACGGACACGGAGCTCGCCGCGTGGCTCGAGCGGCTGCGCCGAGAGGGCTACGTGCGCGTACGCCTGGACGGGGCGCTCACGGAGCTGGGCGAGCTGGGCGACACGGCCCGCGCGCCTGGCACCAGCGCGCCGCGCGAGCTGGCCGTGGTGGTGGACCGTGTGGTCGTGAAGAGCGGCGTGCGAGCGCGCGTGAACGAAGCGGTGGAGCTGGCCTACACGCTGGCCGGTGGCTTCGTCGAGGTGGAGCAGGGCGACTTGCGCACCGTCTTCCACGAAGCGCTCACGTGCTCCCACGGGCATCCGTCGGTGCCAGCGCTCACGCCCCAGCTCTTTTCGTTCAACAGCCCCGACGGAGCGTGCCCCACGTGCGATGGGCTCGGTCGCGTGCAGCACTGGGATGCCGCGCTGGTGGTCCCCGATGCCACGCTGTCCCTGCGGGAGGGCGCCATCGCCGCATGGGGGAAGCCAGGCGGTGCTCTCCACCGGGAGCAGCTCGAGCAGATCGCCGAGCTTCGCGGCGTGGACCCCGACAAGCCCTTCGCGAAGCTGAGCGACAAGGCGCGCGCAGCTGTCCTCGAGGGCGTGGCCCCCGGCCCCAAGCGCGCGGGCTATGAGGGCGTTCTGCCCAGCCTGGCGCGTCGCACGCGGGACTACATGTCCCGTAAGTCGGCCGAGGGTGGGGATCCCGACCGCATCTTCGAGTACCTGGAGCGCGAGCTGGGGCGCTTCGCCACCGAGCAGCCGTGCCCCGACTGCGGCGGCGCGCGCTTGCGCCCGGAGGCGCGTGCCGTGCGCGTGGCGGGGGTGGGGATCGCCACGCTCCAGGACATGAGCGTGCGCGATGCGCGGGAGCACCTCGAGACCCTGGACCTGGGCGAGCACGCCCGCGTGATCGTCGATCGTCTCCTCGGCGAGCTGCGTGCTCGACTCGCGTTCTTGGACCAGGTGGGGCTCGGCTACCTCTCGCTCTCGCGCTCCATGGCCACGCTGAGCGGCGGCGAGGCCCAGCGCGTGAGGCTGGCCACGCAGATTGGGGCGTCGCTCGCGGGCGTGCTCTACGTGCTGGACGAGCCCACGGTGGGTCTCCACGCGAGCGACGTGGGCCGCCTGCTCGAGACGCTCACCGCGCTGCGCGATCGGGGCAACACCGTGTTGCTGGTGGAGCATGACGAGGCCGTCATGCGCGCCGCCGACCACATCGTGGACATGGGCCCCGGAGCGGGCCGCGCAGGGGGCGTGTGCTCTCGTCCGGGACGCTCGCCCAGCTGCTGGCGGACCCCCTCTCGCCCACCGGTCGAGCGCTGGCTGCTGGGCGCAGCGAAGACCCGGTGCATCACAAGAGCCCGCCACCCGGGGAGCTGCGCCTGCGCCACGCCCGCTTGCACAATCTCGTGGATCTCGACGTGAGCCTCCCCCTCGGGCGCCTGGTGTGTGTGAGCGGGGTGTCGGGCAGCGGCAAGAGCTCGCTCATCACGCACACCCTGGTGCCGAAGGCGCGCGAGGTGCTCAACGGCGGACACCCGGTGCACGTGGAAGCCGAGATCAGCGGGCTGCACCACCTCGACAAGCTGGTGCAGATCGATCAGTCGCCGATTGGCCGCACGCCTCGCTCCAGTCCGGCCAGCTACGTGGGCATCCTCGGTGAGCTGCGCGACCTCTTCGCAGGGCTCCCCGAGGCACGGGCCCGCGGCTATGCCAGCGCGCGCTTCAGCTTCAACACCAAGGGCGGCCGCTGCGACGCGTGCTCGGGCGAGGGCGTGACGCGCGTGGGGATGCACTTCCTGCCCGACGTCGAGGTCACCTGCTCCGTCTGCGCAGGGTCGCGCTTCAACCGCGAGACCCTCGAGGTGCGCTATCGGGGCTTCAGCTTCGCTGACGTGCTTGCCATGGACGTGGGCGCCGCCGCCGAGTTCTTCGCGGCGCACCCGCGGATCGCGCCCGCGCTCGAGACCATGCGGCGCATCGGGCTCTCGCACCTGGCCCTGGGCCGCAGCGCCACCACACTCAGCGGCGGCGAGGCCCAGCGGGTCAAGCTGGCGCGCGAGCTGGCGCGGCGCTCGACGGGCCGCACGCTCTACGTGCTGGACGAGCCGACCACGGGCCTCCACTTCCACGACGTGGACGTGCTGCTGGGCCTGCTGCGCGAGCTGGTGGAGGCAGGCAACAGCGTAATCGTCATCGAGCACGACTTGCGCATGTTGGCAGCGGCAGACCACGTGCTGGACCTGGGACCGGGGGGCGGGCGAGACGGAGGGCGGGTGGTGTTTGCGGGGACTCCCATTGCACTTCGTGAGTGCGCCGCCTCGCTCACGGGGCGTGCGCTGGCCGTCCGTGGTTGAGCGCCGAGAGTGAAAGTTTCCAGTGACCTGCCAACAAATAGGTTGACCCGATCACGAAACGGCGTCTATTCTGGGACATCTCCAACGGGCTATGGGCCCATTTTGGCTTACAGGAGGCCATCGCATGTCATTTTGGGAAGACCTTAGTTCCCCCGTGAAGGGTGCCCTCGTCGTGGGCGTCATCGGGATCATCGGCTCCGTTCTCTTGTGGGCCGGGGTGTTCGACGGCGAGCCGGAAGGCGGCGTCACCGAGCAACGCGGCTTTAGCGCCGAAACCGCCGCTCCCGCAGGCGAGTGAGCCAGGTTCGCTGAACTGCGGTGGGGCGCTTCGGCGCCCCGCTTGCGTTTACGCCCCAGAACGCTCGTCTGGGCGTCCGCCCTACCGCCGAATTTGCAGTGTGGGGGTGTTTCCCGGGTATCCTCTCGCGCATGGTGCGTGCCCTGCGTGTGCTCTGTGATGAGGCTGAGCTCGCCGTGGACGCTGCCGTGGTGGCCGCCGCGCTGGGGCTTGCGATCGCGCCCGAGGTCCCGCCCGAGGTGATGGTCAGCGCACGCGAAGCGCTCGCGCGCGGAGAATCCTGCGTTCTGACCCTGGCTCACACCCCGAGTGACGCAGACGTCGTGACCCTGGCCGACCTCGCGAGGGCCCAGGGCAACGTGGTGATCCTCGGGTTGCTCGAGCCGAGCTCCACACTGCAGCTCGCCCGCGATCTGGGTGCCGTGGCGGTGGTGGGTGTGCGCGCTGCGCTGGCGGCTGCCGCGCTTGTCCCGTTCCGCACCCACAAGCCGTGGCTCGCGTCGGCGCGTGGGCTGGGGCGGGCAGACCGAGCGCAGCTGCGGCTGTCTCCGGGTCATCGCGGGGCAGGGCGCTTCACGCGCCAAGAGGGCGGCCTGCTCGCCTACGAGACCGAGTCCGGCGAGCTCGCGCGCGCGGGGGAGCCACGGGACATCGCCGCAGCGCTCGACGCCTACCGCGGAGCCGAGCACGGCGAGCGCTTGAGCCCGCCCGCTGTGGAAGGCGTGGACACCGCCGCGGTGCTGGACGTCATCTTCGGCCCGGCGCGTTCGCTCTCGGACCCGGCCAGCAAGGCCGCGCTCGCCTACTACGATCTGCCCCTGCCCATCGAGGAGCTGTGCGCCAGCGCATCGCGCGCCGCGGCAGAGGCGCAGCGCATCGGGTTTCCAGTGCGCGTGGCGCTGGCGTCCCCCGACCTGCGCATCTGGGAGCATCCGGACCTCGCCGTGGACGGGGTGGACTCGGCCACGCACACGCGCGACGCGTTCCGGCAGA includes these proteins:
- a CDS encoding acetate--CoA ligase family protein, translating into MVRALRVLCDEAELAVDAAVVAAALGLAIAPEVPPEVMVSAREALARGESCVLTLAHTPSDADVVTLADLARAQGNVVILGLLEPSSTLQLARDLGAVAVVGVRAALAAAALVPFRTHKPWLASARGLGRADRAQLRLSPGHRGAGRFTRQEGGLLAYETESGELARAGEPRDIAAALDAYRGAEHGERLSPPAVEGVDTAAVLDVIFGPARSLSDPASKAALAYYDLPLPIEELCASASRAAAEAQRIGFPVRVALASPDLRIWEHPDLAVDGVDSATHTRDAFRQIMALAKTRAPEERLLGVTVSAATQARALLRVKLVPMPAGLVRCELAFADPHGLASDDGVRTFLPRSREGIGRVLDGLRGRALLYPDDADRRVVVDEVGDVLMRLAAFVHAFREHVREVEISPLAVLVGGEVEVREACVVVGDAFERSMLRELG
- a CDS encoding excinuclease ABC subunit UvrA → CPPDVDLIEGLRPALSVPQRAPGRNPRSTIATATEISDHLRVLYARAGTPHCPVCDEPLTSSTAQNVVDSLLAAPEGTRLTLLAPVLRGGTDTELAAWLERLRREGYVRVRLDGALTELGELGDTARAPGTSAPRELAVVVDRVVVKSGVRARVNEAVELAYTLAGGFVEVEQGDLRTVFHEALTCSHGHPSVPALTPQLFSFNSPDGACPTCDGLGRVQHWDAALVVPDATLSLREGAIAAWGKPGGALHREQLEQIAELRGVDPDKPFAKLSDKARAAVLEGVAPGPKRAGYEGVLPSLARRTRDYMSRKSAEGGDPDRIFEYLERELGRFATEQPCPDCGGARLRPEARAVRVAGVGIATLQDMSVRDAREHLETLDLGEHARVIVDRLLGELRARLAFLDQVGLGYLSLSRSMATLSGGEAQRVRLATQIGASLAGVLYVLDEPTVGLHASDVGRLLETLTALRDRGNTVLLVEHDEAVMRAADHIVDMGPGAGRAGGVCSRPGRSPSCWRTPSRPPVERWLLGAAKTRCITRARHPGSCACATPACTISWIST
- a CDS encoding ATP-binding cassette domain-containing protein; this encodes MSLPLGRLVCVSGVSGSGKSSLITHTLVPKAREVLNGGHPVHVEAEISGLHHLDKLVQIDQSPIGRTPRSSPASYVGILGELRDLFAGLPEARARGYASARFSFNTKGGRCDACSGEGVTRVGMHFLPDVEVTCSVCAGSRFNRETLEVRYRGFSFADVLAMDVGAAAEFFAAHPRIAPALETMRRIGLSHLALGRSATTLSGGEAQRVKLARELARRSTGRTLYVLDEPTTGLHFHDVDVLLGLLRELVEAGNSVIVIEHDLRMLAAADHVLDLGPGGGRDGGRVVFAGTPIALRECAASLTGRALAVRG